A single Methylomonas sp. AM2-LC DNA region contains:
- a CDS encoding GspE/PulE family protein, producing the protein MEISPRKIRIGDLLVQHRIISSEQLMTALAEQKKTGRKLGRTLIDLNFIKETDLLNFLSRQLQIPYLDISQYKRKPEVCKELPENLARRYRAMLLESNETEVLLAMADPSDLMGLDEINRVLKKRIRQAVVKESDLLTAIDQAYRRTDEIISLADQLSEELAENAFDLNTLISSSEVNDAPVVKLLQSIFEDALQTNASDIHIEPDESVLRIRQRVDGVLNEHVLDNVNIASALVVRLKLMCGLNISEKRLPQDGRFSIRVKNKTLDIRLSTLPIQNGESVVMRILDQSKGLLNLDLLGMPAELLKRFKAHINNPQGLVLVTGPTGSGKTTTLYAALSDINKPQTKIITAEDPVEYSIPRINQAQINDKIGMSFANVLRSALRQDPDVILVGEIRDRETAEIAVRASITGHLVFSTLHTNGAVETATRLLDMGIEGYILATALKVIIAQRLVRKICDRCSQTVTIDETESIWLEKMLGADAQQITFKQGVGCQHCNHVGYRGRIGVYELLELGHETLDALRRNDSSAFVAAAHNTLGFKRFSLQALDLVKQGSTTLHEVMRISEA; encoded by the coding sequence ATGGAAATATCCCCAAGAAAAATTCGCATTGGCGACTTGTTGGTACAACACCGGATCATCAGCTCTGAGCAATTGATGACGGCACTTGCTGAACAAAAAAAAACAGGTCGAAAACTGGGTAGAACCCTGATTGATTTGAATTTCATTAAAGAAACAGATTTACTCAATTTTCTATCACGCCAATTACAAATTCCGTATCTGGATATTTCTCAATACAAACGCAAACCGGAGGTTTGTAAAGAGTTACCTGAAAATCTGGCTCGTCGTTACCGGGCCATGCTGCTGGAAAGTAACGAGACAGAAGTATTATTGGCAATGGCTGATCCCAGCGACTTAATGGGGCTGGACGAAATTAATCGGGTATTGAAAAAACGTATTCGACAGGCCGTTGTTAAAGAATCTGACTTACTGACAGCTATCGATCAGGCCTATCGACGAACGGATGAAATCATCTCTTTGGCCGATCAATTAAGTGAAGAACTAGCTGAAAATGCTTTTGATTTAAACACGCTAATTTCAAGTAGCGAAGTCAATGACGCTCCTGTCGTAAAATTATTACAATCCATTTTTGAAGATGCTCTACAGACGAATGCCTCGGATATTCATATTGAACCCGACGAATCTGTATTGAGAATCCGGCAACGGGTTGATGGGGTTTTAAATGAACATGTATTAGACAATGTGAATATTGCTTCGGCATTGGTTGTACGCTTAAAACTGATGTGCGGACTTAATATCTCGGAAAAGCGTTTACCCCAAGATGGTCGATTTTCGATTCGGGTAAAAAATAAAACCTTAGATATCAGGCTTTCAACCTTACCTATTCAAAACGGTGAATCGGTGGTGATGCGGATTCTGGATCAATCCAAAGGCTTACTTAATTTGGATCTATTAGGGATGCCGGCAGAGCTTTTGAAGCGTTTCAAAGCTCATATCAATAACCCGCAAGGTCTGGTTTTGGTAACAGGTCCAACAGGTAGCGGAAAAACCACCACTTTATATGCGGCGCTATCAGATATTAACAAACCCCAAACCAAAATTATTACCGCAGAGGATCCGGTGGAATACAGTATTCCTCGCATTAATCAGGCACAGATTAACGATAAAATTGGTATGAGCTTCGCTAATGTGCTGCGCTCCGCTCTACGTCAGGATCCTGATGTTATTTTGGTGGGAGAAATTCGTGATCGGGAAACGGCTGAAATAGCTGTGCGCGCCTCTATAACCGGTCATTTGGTATTCTCAACCCTGCACACTAACGGTGCAGTAGAAACCGCTACCCGGTTATTAGACATGGGTATTGAAGGGTATATTCTGGCTACCGCATTAAAAGTGATTATTGCTCAGCGTTTAGTCAGAAAAATCTGTGACCGCTGTTCGCAAACAGTCACTATTGATGAAACTGAAAGTATCTGGCTAGAAAAAATGCTTGGTGCAGATGCTCAACAGATTACTTTTAAACAAGGTGTTGGCTGCCAACATTGCAACCATGTCGGTTACCGTGGACGTATAGGCGTATATGAACTACTTGAATTAGGTCACGAAACTTTGGATGCACTTAGGCGCAACGATTCATCTGCATTCGTAGCCGCCGCCCACAACACATTGGGTTTTAAACGCTTTTCCTTACAGGCGCTAGACTTGGTTAAACAAGGTTCGACCACTTTACACGAAGTGATGCGTATCTCGGAAGCTTAA
- a CDS encoding type II secretion system F family protein, translated as MTNYHYKARNSAGKLVIGTLEAESTQLVAQTLHNRGQIPITIEQIKDSKDLLEQLNYWQALRNIDTNDLILFSRQMYSLTKAGVPITRAIISLAESNRNIAMKQALQNISQRLEAGQTLSQALAQHPKIFPLLLISIINVGETTGGLEQAFNQISHYLYREKETQGRVKSAFRYPMMVIAAISIAMVVVNIYVIPAFKGVFDKLGAELPWQTRLLMSISNFTVNYWPYLLGGLLAILLILRKFISTPQGKLQWHWLMLKLPLIGNIITDATMERFCRSFAMIMQAGVPLIQGIAIVSNSVGNEYISSKLQRMRIGIEKGDSISRMAKNIGLFPPLVIQMLLVGEESGNISDMLAEAAEFYEGEIDALLKNLATAIEPILIIIIGLMVLILALGIFLPMWNISSAMH; from the coding sequence ATGACTAATTACCACTACAAAGCCCGAAATAGCGCTGGAAAGCTAGTTATTGGCACCTTGGAAGCTGAATCGACACAATTAGTGGCACAGACATTACATAATCGTGGACAGATTCCGATTACGATTGAACAAATTAAAGACAGCAAAGATTTATTGGAGCAACTTAACTATTGGCAAGCTTTACGTAATATAGACACTAACGATCTGATTCTTTTCAGTAGGCAAATGTACAGTCTGACTAAAGCAGGTGTACCTATCACCCGAGCGATTATCAGTTTGGCCGAGTCCAATCGCAACATTGCCATGAAACAAGCACTACAGAATATTTCGCAACGACTTGAAGCCGGACAAACTTTATCGCAAGCTCTTGCCCAGCACCCCAAAATATTTCCGCTACTTTTGATCAGTATTATTAATGTAGGCGAAACGACTGGAGGACTTGAGCAGGCATTTAATCAAATTAGCCATTATCTGTATCGTGAAAAAGAAACTCAGGGCCGGGTAAAGTCAGCTTTTCGTTATCCTATGATGGTCATTGCAGCTATTAGTATTGCCATGGTGGTGGTTAATATTTATGTTATCCCTGCATTCAAAGGTGTATTCGATAAATTAGGTGCCGAATTACCATGGCAAACGCGATTATTAATGTCTATTTCCAATTTTACCGTCAACTACTGGCCCTATCTCCTAGGCGGCTTATTGGCAATATTACTGATTCTTCGCAAATTTATCAGCACCCCACAAGGTAAATTGCAATGGCACTGGTTAATGCTGAAATTGCCATTGATTGGCAACATTATTACGGATGCCACCATGGAACGCTTTTGTCGCTCTTTTGCGATGATCATGCAAGCGGGTGTACCACTCATACAAGGCATTGCTATTGTGTCTAATTCGGTAGGTAATGAATACATTAGCAGCAAATTACAACGTATGCGAATAGGCATCGAAAAAGGAGATAGTATTAGCCGTATGGCGAAAAACATTGGCTTGTTTCCGCCATTGGTTATTCAAATGCTACTAGTAGGTGAAGAATCCGGCAATATCTCAGATATGCTGGCAGAGGCCGCTGAATTTTATGAAGGTGAAATTGATGCCTTGCTTAAAAATCTGGCCACGGCTATCGAACCCATTTTGATTATTATCATCGGACTGATGGTTTTAATTCTGGCTTTAGGTATTTTCCTACCAATGTGGAATATCTCTTCAGCCATGCATTAA
- a CDS encoding integrase — MGKQARKAYLEAILKRYHQSDKLGKQAILNEFCEVCGYARKYAIRLLNRKLEKAPPRKRPGAKPKYQADQLMEPLRRIWFAIDQACGKRLKAALPDWLPHYEAYYEPLPETVRADLLKISAATLDRLLKPLRIRHPKGLSGTKPGTLLKNQIPIRTHHWDETLPGFMEADTVAHCGNTLLGDFVWSLTMTDIVTGWTECRATWNKGSHGVLEQIQAIESLLPFPLRGFDCDNGSEFLNHHLVRYFTDHPGKPAFTRSRPYKKNDNAHVEQKNWTHARQLFGYDRLGNPKLVALMNDVYSSLWCPLQNHFCPSLKLKEKHRHGAKYVKKYHQPLTPYQRILHHPEIPEATKIALKEQHDQLNPFAMKATIEQQLKIIFSHVSVTPNVRHRI; from the coding sequence ATGGGCAAACAGGCACGCAAAGCATATTTAGAAGCAATCCTAAAGCGTTATCATCAAAGCGATAAGCTTGGAAAACAAGCGATTTTAAACGAATTCTGCGAGGTCTGTGGTTATGCCCGCAAGTACGCGATCCGCTTGTTAAATCGCAAATTAGAAAAAGCGCCGCCACGCAAACGACCGGGAGCTAAACCGAAATACCAAGCAGATCAACTCATGGAACCCTTGCGTCGAATCTGGTTTGCGATTGACCAAGCTTGTGGCAAACGATTAAAGGCCGCGTTACCGGATTGGTTGCCACACTATGAAGCCTACTATGAACCACTGCCAGAAACGGTTCGTGCCGATTTACTCAAGATTTCGGCAGCGACTTTAGATCGGTTGTTAAAGCCTTTACGCATCAGGCATCCCAAAGGATTATCCGGCACTAAACCAGGAACCTTGTTAAAGAATCAAATCCCGATTCGCACCCACCACTGGGATGAGACGCTACCTGGCTTTATGGAAGCCGATACGGTTGCCCATTGTGGGAACACGTTATTAGGGGATTTTGTATGGAGCTTGACCATGACCGATATAGTGACCGGTTGGACAGAATGCCGCGCAACCTGGAATAAGGGCTCTCATGGCGTACTGGAACAAATTCAGGCCATTGAGTCTCTCTTGCCATTCCCCTTGCGCGGATTCGATTGCGATAATGGTTCTGAATTTTTGAATCACCATTTAGTCCGCTATTTCACCGATCACCCCGGCAAACCGGCTTTTACTCGCTCTAGGCCTTACAAGAAAAATGATAATGCCCATGTTGAACAGAAAAACTGGACTCACGCCAGACAGCTCTTTGGTTATGATCGTCTTGGCAATCCCAAGCTCGTAGCCTTAATGAATGACGTTTATAGCTCGCTTTGGTGTCCTTTGCAAAACCACTTTTGCCCGAGCTTAAAATTGAAAGAGAAACATCGTCATGGCGCAAAATACGTTAAAAAATATCACCAACCGCTCACACCTTACCAACGTATTCTGCATCATCCGGAAATTCCAGAAGCGACTAAAATCGCTTTAAAAGAACAACATGATCAACTTAATCCATTTGCAATGAAAGCCACTATTGAGCAACAATTAAAGATCATTTTTTCACATGTCTCGGTTACACCTAATGTGAGGCATCGTATCTGA
- a CDS encoding type II secretion system protein, which yields MNHNKQSGFTLIELVMVIVILGILAATALPKFVNLGTQARTASVKALAGAVQSAVAIAQSTYLASGNLTATSITTSDGTSVAVTVASGTPTAVGIVAMVTASSDYATTPTTLTGASTVTWTYTNSPTSANCNVLYTVATGLATYTVSGC from the coding sequence ATGAACCACAACAAACAATCAGGCTTCACATTAATTGAGCTAGTCATGGTTATTGTAATACTGGGTATACTGGCAGCAACAGCACTACCTAAATTTGTTAATTTGGGTACTCAGGCTAGAACAGCGTCCGTAAAAGCACTGGCTGGTGCGGTACAAAGTGCGGTAGCCATTGCTCAATCCACCTATCTGGCTTCAGGCAATCTCACCGCCACCAGCATCACCACTTCTGACGGTACTTCGGTAGCAGTTACAGTGGCAAGTGGCACACCCACCGCTGTAGGTATAGTCGCCATGGTAACTGCCAGCTCCGATTATGCAACAACGCCAACCACACTTACCGGCGCAAGCACGGTCACCTGGACTTATACCAATAGTCCAACTTCAGCAAATTGCAACGTTTTATACACCGTGGCCACAGGGCTTGCTACATACACCGTTAGTGGTTGCTAA
- a CDS encoding type II secretion system protein yields the protein MNFQKQSLNRNGFTLIELIVIIIMVGVLSATALPKLFNYSVYQQRTLFDDTLNAIRYAEKLAVATSCNVMVQITGNQFTLLRPALTDRSKCTSTTNTDFTLAVSRPGTSETSYQNSVSGISLTSTAQYIFFQAYGNASSTASVTVGSQTINIQQATGFVYAP from the coding sequence GTGAATTTTCAAAAACAGTCATTAAATAGGAATGGATTTACCCTAATAGAACTGATAGTCATCATCATCATGGTGGGTGTGCTCTCAGCAACTGCTCTACCCAAATTATTTAACTATTCGGTTTACCAGCAACGTACTTTGTTTGATGATACGTTGAACGCTATCCGCTATGCTGAAAAGCTAGCGGTAGCGACATCCTGTAATGTGATGGTGCAAATTACAGGTAACCAATTTACACTACTGCGACCTGCCCTTACTGATCGCAGCAAATGTACATCGACGACTAACACGGATTTTACACTAGCCGTGAGCAGGCCTGGCACGAGTGAAACCAGCTATCAAAATAGCGTTTCCGGTATTAGTTTAACATCCACTGCCCAATATATTTTCTTCCAGGCTTATGGCAATGCTTCGAGTACTGCAAGCGTCACTGTGGGCAGCCAAACCATCAACATACAGCAAGCAACGGGCTTCGTGTATGCGCCTTAG
- a CDS encoding prepilin-type N-terminal cleavage/methylation domain-containing protein, whose protein sequence is MRLSLMRHQNGVTLIELIMSMMIISITIVGLFSVMNITNRHSADPIVTHQAIALAESYMDEILQQSYSGTASNIRATYNNVDNYNNLTNSPPQTQQGTSISNLSAYSVSVSVSTPVTLNGGVLAKQITVSVSGPGNTLVTLVGYRASY, encoded by the coding sequence ATGCGCCTTAGTCTGATGCGTCACCAAAACGGCGTTACCTTGATAGAATTGATAATGTCGATGATGATTATCAGCATTACCATAGTTGGCCTGTTCTCGGTAATGAATATCACCAATCGCCACAGCGCCGATCCAATTGTCACTCATCAGGCTATCGCACTTGCCGAGTCTTATATGGACGAAATTCTGCAACAAAGTTACAGCGGTACCGCAAGCAACATTCGCGCTACCTACAATAATGTTGATAATTACAATAATTTGACCAATTCTCCACCACAAACTCAACAAGGCACTAGCATTAGCAATTTATCCGCATATTCTGTGTCTGTCAGTGTTTCAACGCCTGTCACGCTCAATGGCGGAGTTCTTGCAAAACAAATTACCGTCAGTGTTAGCGGCCCAGGAAACACGCTGGTGACACTGGTTGGATATCGTGCGAGTTACTGA
- a CDS encoding type II secretion system protein, protein MSNYQSGFTLIELITVIVIIGVLGSLTTKILTLPVNSYLNLQSRNTLIDNAESALQMMQRDIRRALPNSIRIINSGTAIEFLHTSDGGRYRAYLTSTGTGNILDFTSADSSFDVIGSLSAAPTGSVVVYNLNELTANAYAGTNIASLSNNSTSTSIVLTSPTQFPMPSPQQRFFIVDTPITYACNLVAGQLLRYSGYTISATQNVPPTNAVGQIQANSISNCLFSYVSGSSSRSGLVTLNIALVDGYGATSNLLHQIPVDNAP, encoded by the coding sequence ATGTCGAATTACCAGTCTGGCTTTACACTCATTGAACTAATCACAGTGATTGTGATTATCGGTGTACTCGGCTCGTTAACTACTAAAATACTTACCTTGCCCGTTAATAGTTACCTGAATCTGCAAAGCCGTAACACACTCATTGATAATGCTGAATCTGCATTGCAAATGATGCAAAGAGACATTCGCAGAGCTTTACCGAATAGCATCCGCATTATCAATAGCGGAACGGCTATAGAATTTTTACACACCAGCGATGGTGGTCGCTATCGTGCATATCTCACTAGTACGGGTACAGGTAATATTCTTGACTTTACGAGTGCCGACAGTAGTTTTGATGTGATTGGGAGCCTTAGTGCCGCCCCTACTGGCTCTGTAGTCGTTTATAATCTAAATGAATTAACAGCCAATGCCTACGCAGGCACCAATATAGCCTCACTCAGTAACAACTCCACTAGCACAAGTATAGTTTTAACCAGCCCCACGCAATTTCCCATGCCATCCCCTCAGCAACGATTTTTTATTGTTGACACACCAATAACCTATGCTTGCAACTTGGTAGCCGGGCAATTGCTTCGTTATTCTGGTTATACCATTTCAGCCACTCAAAACGTCCCTCCCACTAATGCTGTCGGGCAAATTCAAGCCAACAGCATCAGTAATTGTTTATTCTCCTATGTGTCAGGCTCATCCAGCCGTTCAGGACTTGTTACTCTAAATATTGCTCTGGTTGATGGCTACGGCGCAACCAGTAACTTACTGCACCAAATACCTGTGGATAACGCTCCATGA
- a CDS encoding tryptophan--tRNA ligase has translation MTNHSIVLTGITTTGTPHLGNYAGAIRPAIKASKNKNVRPFYFLADYHALIKCHEPARVKQSSLEIAATWLALGLDTSNAIFYRQSDIPEIMELTWMLTCVTAKGLMNRAHAYKAAVAENEEVEGSDTDKGVTMGLFSYPILMAADILLFNANKVPVGKDQIQHIEMARDIASRFNHIYGEHFQLPEAVLDENASTILGLDGRKMSKSYNNTIPLFEPEKKLRKLINKIKTNSLEPGEPKETENCTLFGLYQAFANNHEIEAIRTRYAEGISWGEMKQVLFEKINEEVAPARERYEALLEAPEHIEQELQEGAEKARTISLPFIQTLRAAVGISKITPQQIA, from the coding sequence ATGACTAATCATTCCATCGTTCTTACCGGCATAACCACAACCGGCACTCCTCATTTGGGAAATTATGCGGGTGCAATTCGCCCAGCTATCAAGGCCAGTAAGAACAAAAATGTCAGGCCATTTTATTTCCTGGCTGATTATCATGCCCTGATTAAATGCCATGAACCTGCAAGAGTAAAACAATCGAGTCTGGAAATTGCTGCCACATGGCTAGCATTAGGTTTAGATACCTCAAATGCCATTTTTTATAGGCAATCCGATATACCGGAAATTATGGAACTGACTTGGATGTTGACCTGCGTCACAGCAAAAGGACTGATGAATCGTGCGCATGCCTACAAAGCTGCCGTGGCAGAGAATGAGGAAGTAGAAGGTAGCGATACCGACAAAGGCGTCACCATGGGTTTATTTAGCTACCCTATATTAATGGCTGCCGACATTCTACTCTTCAATGCTAATAAAGTACCTGTTGGCAAAGACCAAATTCAACATATCGAAATGGCAAGAGATATTGCCAGCCGTTTCAACCATATATATGGCGAACATTTCCAGTTACCCGAGGCAGTGTTAGATGAGAATGCTTCAACTATTCTGGGTTTAGATGGTCGAAAAATGAGTAAAAGTTATAACAACACTATTCCATTATTTGAGCCAGAGAAAAAACTGCGTAAGCTGATCAATAAAATAAAAACCAATTCATTAGAGCCTGGCGAACCCAAAGAAACTGAAAACTGTACCCTATTTGGGCTGTATCAAGCTTTCGCCAATAATCATGAAATTGAAGCCATCCGCACACGTTACGCCGAAGGCATCAGCTGGGGAGAAATGAAACAAGTGTTATTCGAGAAAATTAATGAAGAAGTTGCTCCCGCTCGTGAACGCTATGAAGCCTTATTAGAAGCACCTGAGCACATTGAACAGGAGTTACAAGAGGGCGCTGAAAAAGCTCGCACAATTAGCCTACCGTTTATCCAAACTTTACGGGCAGCAGTGGGCATTTCAAAAATCACCCCTCAGCAGATTGCATAA
- a CDS encoding exodeoxyribonuclease VII small subunit has product MSRKKSPSLFEDAMQELEKLVEQMERGDISLEESLKAFERGINLTRTCQQALQEAEQKVQILLEKNGQQTLEPFNDEQP; this is encoded by the coding sequence ATGTCCAGAAAGAAAAGTCCATCATTGTTTGAAGATGCCATGCAAGAACTTGAGAAACTCGTTGAGCAAATGGAACGGGGGGATATTTCACTGGAGGAATCTCTAAAGGCCTTCGAACGGGGTATTAACTTGACTCGTACCTGCCAACAGGCATTGCAGGAAGCAGAACAGAAAGTACAAATTTTGTTAGAAAAAAATGGCCAACAAACTCTGGAGCCCTTTAACGATGAACAACCTTAA
- the ispA gene encoding (2E,6E)-farnesyl diphosphate synthase → MNNLKSYLISCQQRVEKALDARLPADHILPQKLHQAMRYSVLNGGKRTRPLLTYATGQALGIHEDSLDALACAVEFIHVYSLIHDDLPAMDNDDLRRGKPTCHKAFDEATAILAGDALQALAFEILSYDPTIKANDTARLKMIATLSKASGTQGMVGGQAIDLAAVGTKLNLPELENMHIHKTGALIRASVNLAAIAKADLDPAISTHLDHYAKCIGLSFQVKDDILDVESDTATLGKTQGKDMHNDKPTYPALLGMAGAKQKALELHEQAILCLKSFGSEADLLRDLSLYIIERSN, encoded by the coding sequence ATGAACAACCTTAAATCTTATCTTATTAGCTGTCAGCAACGTGTCGAAAAAGCACTCGATGCGCGACTACCCGCTGATCATATTTTACCGCAAAAACTTCATCAGGCCATGCGCTACAGTGTCTTAAACGGCGGTAAACGTACTCGCCCTTTACTCACTTACGCAACAGGCCAAGCTTTGGGTATCCATGAGGATAGTTTAGACGCACTCGCTTGTGCGGTGGAATTTATTCATGTGTATTCACTGATTCATGACGATTTGCCAGCCATGGATAATGACGATTTGCGCCGTGGCAAACCCACTTGCCATAAAGCCTTTGACGAAGCCACAGCCATTCTGGCTGGCGATGCATTACAGGCACTGGCTTTTGAAATACTTAGTTACGATCCCACTATAAAAGCTAATGATACTGCTCGCTTAAAAATGATTGCTACCTTGAGTAAAGCCAGTGGTACGCAAGGCATGGTCGGCGGCCAAGCTATTGATCTGGCGGCTGTCGGTACTAAGCTAAACCTGCCCGAACTTGAAAACATGCACATCCATAAAACGGGCGCATTAATACGCGCCAGTGTCAATCTGGCTGCCATAGCAAAAGCTGACCTCGACCCTGCCATTAGCACTCATCTTGATCATTATGCCAAGTGTATCGGCCTGTCTTTCCAAGTGAAGGATGACATTCTAGATGTGGAGAGCGACACTGCTACCCTGGGCAAAACCCAAGGCAAAGATATGCATAATGACAAACCGACCTACCCTGCTTTATTAGGTATGGCTGGTGCTAAACAAAAAGCATTAGAATTACATGAACAAGCCATCTTGTGTTTAAAAAGTTTTGGAAGTGAAGCCGATTTATTACGCGATTTATCCCTGTACATAATCGAACGCAGCAATTAA
- a CDS encoding adenine phosphoribosyltransferase → MDRLREKIRDIPDFPKPGIIFKDITPIVKDPAACRLAIHQLIHPFLGRDITAVAGMEARGFIFGALVAWELGIPFIPLRKPGKLPYDVQSVSYDLEYGSASLEIHIDAVDSGDKVLLIDDLLATGGTAKASCELIEKLGATVVACAFVVELDFLLGRDKLKNYEVHSLLHY, encoded by the coding sequence ATGGACAGATTAAGAGAAAAAATCAGGGATATTCCTGACTTCCCAAAACCAGGCATAATCTTTAAAGATATTACACCTATCGTAAAAGACCCTGCTGCCTGTCGTCTAGCTATTCATCAGTTAATTCACCCATTCCTAGGTCGCGATATTACTGCTGTTGCAGGCATGGAAGCACGTGGATTTATTTTTGGCGCATTAGTTGCCTGGGAGCTGGGAATTCCGTTTATTCCACTAAGAAAACCTGGCAAATTACCTTATGATGTGCAAAGTGTATCTTACGACTTAGAATACGGATCTGCATCACTAGAGATACACATTGACGCAGTTGATAGCGGGGATAAAGTATTATTAATTGATGATTTACTGGCCACTGGCGGCACAGCCAAAGCCAGTTGTGAGTTAATTGAAAAGCTAGGCGCCACTGTTGTAGCCTGTGCTTTTGTTGTTGAACTAGATTTTTTATTGGGTCGAGACAAACTAAAAAATTACGAAGTTCATTCTCTGCTACATTATTGA
- a CDS encoding VacJ family lipoprotein translates to MLTGKHFFAAKMTALLVTTFLFTGCANTEPRQAVGEESALPETKSMQKSEVDPYEGFNRNMFSFNDHLDDYVAKPISDVYVWATPTFLKTGVSNFFSNLKDINVVLNDNMQGKFQQGAEDVGRFVTNSTLGFFGFIDVATDLGLSKHEEDFGQTLAVWGVPQGAYLVLPVLGPTTVRGLPAGVFDVAANPTTYIGMPVQLVSMLNTRANADGALKFIDEAAIDPYVFTREAYLQNQKHLITDGQSKTNVDILPLEDDLLSDVDAAESKNKNTVSTTAGLAGNKLPGGQIDAVNQSLENAVTALDKANTSLEETSAKVDKLKKKRRFKRR, encoded by the coding sequence ATGCTGACTGGCAAACATTTTTTTGCAGCTAAAATGACTGCTTTATTGGTTACTACATTCTTGTTCACTGGATGCGCAAATACTGAGCCGCGTCAGGCTGTTGGAGAAGAGAGTGCGTTACCCGAAACTAAATCCATGCAAAAATCGGAAGTTGATCCTTATGAAGGATTTAACCGTAACATGTTTAGTTTCAATGATCATCTTGATGACTATGTAGCTAAACCTATTTCTGATGTGTATGTTTGGGCTACGCCAACGTTTCTAAAAACGGGTGTCAGTAATTTTTTTAGCAATCTTAAAGATATTAATGTTGTATTAAATGACAACATGCAAGGAAAATTTCAGCAAGGCGCTGAAGATGTCGGACGTTTTGTTACCAATTCCACGTTAGGTTTTTTTGGTTTTATAGATGTTGCAACCGATTTAGGCTTGTCAAAACATGAAGAAGATTTCGGACAAACATTAGCCGTATGGGGTGTTCCGCAAGGTGCTTACCTGGTATTGCCGGTACTTGGTCCAACAACGGTAAGGGGGCTGCCAGCGGGCGTTTTTGACGTGGCTGCAAATCCAACAACCTATATTGGTATGCCCGTGCAATTGGTGTCTATGTTAAATACGCGCGCTAATGCAGATGGCGCATTAAAATTCATTGATGAAGCGGCAATTGATCCTTATGTTTTTACGCGTGAAGCCTATTTGCAAAATCAAAAGCATTTGATTACCGATGGGCAAAGTAAAACAAATGTGGATATTTTACCTTTAGAAGATGATTTATTGAGTGATGTGGACGCCGCTGAGAGTAAAAACAAAAATACAGTTTCCACTACAGCTGGTCTAGCAGGTAATAAATTGCCTGGTGGGCAAATCGATGCGGTTAATCAGAGTTTGGAAAATGCTGTAACTGCGTTGGATAAAGCAAATACATCTTTGGAAGAAACATCTGCTAAAGTAGATAAGTTAAAGAAAAAGCGTCGTTTTAAAAGACGATAA
- a CDS encoding ABC transporter substrate-binding protein: MFKKVLTSLVLLFCVTVTSSSFADELSARQVVDDFQNELLSVMKQGKELGFKGRYDKLDVAVRKSHDLPKIARIVVGKQWEELSAEQQITLEKVFSQLSISAYAHNFKEYTGESFTFVSEEETGRGGVVIHTNLHIPNEKDVKFDYMMKKKDDGWRIINIIADGVSDLALKRSEYTSVLSKDGFDVLIAKITEKINNYAAQ; the protein is encoded by the coding sequence ATGTTTAAAAAAGTATTGACTAGTTTGGTGTTACTCTTCTGTGTAACCGTTACATCAAGTTCATTTGCAGACGAACTTTCTGCTCGTCAGGTGGTTGATGATTTTCAAAATGAGCTTCTGTCTGTAATGAAGCAAGGTAAGGAGTTAGGTTTTAAAGGGCGTTATGACAAATTGGATGTTGCCGTCAGAAAAAGTCACGACTTGCCCAAAATTGCACGTATTGTAGTGGGTAAACAATGGGAAGAATTATCTGCAGAGCAGCAAATAACGCTGGAAAAGGTATTTAGTCAACTCAGTATTTCCGCCTATGCGCATAATTTTAAAGAATATACAGGTGAATCGTTTACATTCGTTTCTGAAGAAGAAACGGGTCGTGGTGGCGTAGTAATTCACACCAATTTGCATATACCGAATGAAAAAGATGTTAAATTTGATTATATGATGAAGAAAAAAGATGATGGATGGCGTATCATCAACATCATTGCCGATGGTGTAAGTGATTTGGCATTGAAACGTTCTGAATATACCAGTGTGTTAAGTAAGGATGGTTTTGATGTGCTAATTGCTAAAATCACGGAAAAAATTAATAATTATGCTGCACAATAA